From the genome of Paenibacillus sp. JQZ6Y-1, one region includes:
- a CDS encoding SDR family oxidoreductase, producing the protein MRVFVTGATGYIGSATVHELLNAGHQVISLARSDESAAKLQQNGVEAHQGDIYDLDTLREGTALADGVIHLAFNHDFSQFTESLETDLKAIEAMADALKGSGKPFVMTTHANGTAAEQVMQSAAKHGVRTCIIELCPSVHGEGDTGFIPRLIDIARTQGYSAYVNNGDNCWTAVHRLDAAHLYRLALEKAPACSRLHGVADEEVSFRDIAGMIGKQLHLPVVSIPHEQATTHFGFLGTLAALDIPRSSAVTRDLLGWYPIQPSLLDDLQQPHYFSKK; encoded by the coding sequence ATGCGTGTTTTCGTAACAGGAGCAACTGGTTATATCGGTTCTGCGACCGTTCATGAACTTTTGAATGCAGGCCACCAAGTTATTAGTCTTGCGCGCTCGGACGAAAGTGCTGCAAAACTTCAGCAGAATGGTGTGGAAGCGCACCAAGGTGATATATATGATCTGGATACGCTCCGCGAAGGTACTGCATTGGCGGATGGCGTCATTCATCTGGCATTTAATCATGACTTTTCCCAATTCACCGAATCGCTTGAGACGGACTTGAAGGCGATCGAAGCAATGGCAGACGCGTTGAAAGGTTCCGGCAAACCTTTTGTGATGACTACACATGCCAACGGTACTGCTGCAGAACAAGTCATGCAGTCCGCTGCTAAACACGGAGTACGTACATGTATTATAGAATTGTGTCCTTCCGTACATGGCGAGGGGGATACCGGATTCATTCCAAGGCTGATAGACATTGCCAGAACCCAAGGCTACTCCGCTTATGTAAACAATGGAGACAACTGCTGGACGGCTGTACATCGCCTCGATGCTGCACATTTGTACCGTCTTGCTCTGGAAAAAGCTCCTGCCTGTTCGCGATTACATGGAGTCGCAGACGAAGAAGTGTCCTTCCGCGATATCGCGGGTATGATTGGCAAGCAACTCCATCTGCCGGTGGTCAGCATTCCTCATGAACAAGCTACTACGCATTTTGGTTTTCTAGGCACATTGGCAGCACTCGACATTCCAAGATCCAGTGCCGTTACACGAGATCTTTTAGGATGGTATCCTATACAACCTTCATTACTTGACGATCTTCAGCAACCCCATTATTTTAGTAAAAAATAG